Proteins encoded together in one Bacteroides ovatus window:
- a CDS encoding DUF4292 domain-containing protein: MKRIIYLLLLVVVVLAGCKSSKHLATSETKTSTKAPTSSYLASKLQLTIPGKKGSMSVGGTMKMKTHERVQISLLMPILRTEVARIEVTPDEVLLVDRMNKRFVRATKAELKNVLSKNVEFSRLEKILMDASLPGGKTELTGKDIGIPSLEKAKVQLYEFSTQEFSITPTELTSKYNQIPLEELVKMLVALL, encoded by the coding sequence ATGAAAAGAATCATTTATCTACTGTTGTTGGTGGTAGTGGTGTTGGCCGGCTGTAAGAGTTCGAAACACTTGGCAACTTCGGAAACTAAGACTTCGACAAAGGCTCCGACATCCAGTTACCTGGCTTCCAAGCTTCAGTTGACTATTCCCGGCAAGAAGGGAAGCATGTCTGTAGGGGGAACCATGAAGATGAAAACTCATGAGCGGGTACAAATCTCCTTATTGATGCCTATTCTGCGTACAGAAGTGGCACGTATAGAAGTTACTCCCGACGAAGTTTTATTGGTAGACAGGATGAATAAACGCTTTGTTCGTGCCACTAAAGCTGAATTGAAAAATGTATTGTCGAAGAATGTGGAGTTTTCCCGTTTGGAAAAGATATTGATGGATGCCTCTCTTCCTGGTGGAAAGACAGAGCTGACAGGAAAAGATATAGGAATTCCTTCATTAGAAAAGGCAAAAGTCCAACTTTATGAGTTCTCCACACAAGAGTTTTCGATAACTCCGACGGAACTGACGTCCAAATACAACCAGATTCCCTTGGAAGAATTAGTAAAAATGCTGGTAGCTTTATTATGA
- a CDS encoding murein hydrolase activator EnvC family protein — protein MMKRFFVILISCLWLAVPLFAQSNKLIRELESKRGALQKQIAESESILKDTKKDVGSQLNSLAVLTGQIEERKRYIMAINNDVEAIQRELASLERQLHGLEKDLKDKKKKYEASVQYLYKNKSIEEKLMFIFSAKNLGQTYRRMRYVREYATYQRLQGEEILKKQEQIRKKKAERQQVKAAKENLLQERESEKVKLEEQEKEKRTLVTNLQKKQKGLQNEINKKRREANQLNARIDKLIAEEIERARKRAQEEARREAAARKKEESKEGKSAATETAAKSKPLEAYTMSKADRELSGNFAANRGKLPMPISGAYIITSRYGQYAVEGLRNVKLDNKGIDIQGKPGAQARAIFDGKVAAVFQLNGLFNVLIRHGNYISVYCNLSSASVKAGDTVKTKQSIGQVFSDGTDNGRTVLHFQLRREKEKLNPEPWLNR, from the coding sequence ATGATGAAACGTTTCTTTGTTATTCTAATCAGTTGCCTTTGGTTGGCAGTTCCTCTTTTCGCTCAATCGAACAAGTTGATTCGTGAGCTGGAAAGTAAACGCGGTGCGCTGCAAAAACAGATTGCCGAATCGGAATCTATATTGAAGGATACAAAGAAAGATGTGGGAAGCCAGTTGAATAGTCTGGCTGTGTTGACCGGACAGATTGAAGAGCGGAAACGCTATATCATGGCTATCAACAATGATGTGGAGGCTATCCAGCGTGAGTTGGCTTCATTGGAGCGCCAGTTGCACGGGCTGGAGAAGGATTTGAAAGATAAAAAGAAGAAATATGAAGCTTCTGTCCAGTACTTGTATAAGAATAAGTCGATAGAGGAGAAGCTCATGTTTATTTTTTCGGCAAAGAATCTGGGGCAGACTTATCGGCGTATGCGATATGTTCGTGAATATGCCACTTATCAACGTCTGCAAGGGGAAGAAATCCTAAAGAAACAGGAGCAGATACGCAAGAAGAAAGCGGAACGTCAGCAAGTGAAAGCCGCCAAAGAGAACCTGCTGCAAGAACGTGAGAGCGAAAAGGTGAAGTTGGAAGAGCAGGAAAAAGAGAAACGCACGCTAGTGACTAATCTGCAAAAGAAGCAGAAAGGATTGCAGAATGAGATAAATAAAAAACGCAGGGAAGCCAATCAGCTGAATGCCCGCATCGATAAATTAATTGCAGAAGAAATAGAGCGTGCCCGCAAGCGTGCGCAGGAAGAAGCTCGTCGTGAAGCGGCTGCCCGTAAGAAAGAGGAAAGCAAGGAGGGAAAATCCGCCGCAACGGAAACGGCCGCCAAATCGAAACCTCTTGAGGCTTATACCATGAGTAAGGCGGATCGGGAATTATCAGGTAACTTTGCCGCGAATCGCGGGAAATTGCCAATGCCTATATCCGGCGCTTATATTATCACCAGCCGTTACGGACAATATGCCGTAGAGGGGTTGCGCAACGTGAAACTGGATAACAAGGGTATTGATATTCAGGGAAAACCGGGTGCACAGGCACGTGCCATTTTTGATGGAAAGGTGGCGGCTGTATTCCAATTGAACGGATTATTTAATGTCCTCATTCGTCATGGCAATTATATTTCTGTTTATTGCAATCTTTCTTCTGCATCCGTCAAAGCCGGTGACACGGTGAAGACGAAGCAATCCATCGGTCAGGTCTTTTCTGACGGTACGGATAATGGACGGACGGTATTGCACTTCCAGTTGCGTAGGGAGAAAGAAAAGTTGAATCCTGAACCTTGGCTGAACCGATAA
- a CDS encoding two-component regulator propeller domain-containing protein — MKLTKILICLLIFWTGTLSASPYFSFKKYQVEDGLSHNTVWCALQDSYGFIWLGTSDGLNRYDGRGNKVYRNVLNEKFSLENNFVEALIEVDKNLWVGTNSGLYIYDRDTDRFSYFDKTTQYNVYISSEIKKIIKTENGLIWIATLGQGFFIYDPKTEVLTQNSVQTSFVWDLCQSADRKRVYISSLQEGLLCFDENGKFLRTYEISLDINASDSYKVNCIQNIDGEIWIGAGSNLLSRLDERTEAIDNYSGSAFNFGAVHCLLKYTDKELLVGTDNGLYLFDQNTNTFQRADNPADPRSLSDQTINGMMWDAEGALWVLTNLGGINYMSKQTKRFDYYSPAYLSGVPGAGEVVAPFCENKDGNIWIGTQSGLYFFNAATRELSPYAIGGTKNQKYDIRSLMLDGDYLWIGTYAGGIRVINLRTGAVKAYTHSRGIPNTICSNDVLCIYKGRKGEIYVGTSWGLCRYDAARDNFMTITSVGSMVSVVDIYEDMYNHLWIATSNSGVFSYNTMNAHWKHYQHEREDSTTITSNSVITLFEDTKGTMWFGTNGGGLCSFDAKEKRFIEFDPHNTLLPNKVIYAIEQDQGGDFWVSSNAGIFKINPVTKDHFRQFTINDGLQGNQFIARSSLKSSEGKLYFGGINGFNVFQPEQFVDNKYIPPVYVTDIRLPYQTDEQEVKKLLQLDKPLYMADKVTLSYENNSFSIRFVALSFEDPGKNRYSYILRGVDKEWILNTDNNMASYTNLPPGEYLFEVRGSNNDRQWNENTTTLKVVITPPWWRSTFAYFVYVLMLLGWIGWMAWRWNLRVKRKYKRRMEKYQTAKEQEVYKSKISFFINLVHEIRTPLSLIRLPLEKLLEKEHEGKDLKYLSVIDKNVNYLLGITNELLDFQKMESGTLHLNLKKSDIKELVSDVYNQFTSPAELKGIDLQLIVPEQELVSTVDRDKLSKILVNLMGNAIKYAHARIDLKLLVTDGGYEIQVNDDGPGIPNEQKQKIFEAFYQLPDDKVATAVGTGIGLAFAKSLAEAHQGDLRLEDNVGGGSSFILSLPFKEWETEKMGDIVEISPEHADASETISSEYAGKKFTVLLVEDNVDLLNLTRESLAAWFRVLRASNGREALEVLAKENVDVIVSDVMMPEMDGLELCSKVKSEISYSHIPVILLTAKTTLESKVEGLECGADVYVEKPFSVKQLHMQIENLLKLRQSFHKLMVSLAGDTVAVSTTDFAMSQKDCEFIAKIQGVIAEQLADENFSIDTLAEQMNMSRSNFYRKIKALSGMSPNDYLKTLRMNRAAELIVSGTRISEVAAQVGFTSSSYFAKCFKAQYGVLPKEYTGQPPISGEA, encoded by the coding sequence ATGAAGTTAACTAAAATACTAATATGCTTGCTGATCTTCTGGACCGGAACACTATCCGCGTCTCCTTATTTTTCGTTCAAGAAATATCAGGTAGAAGATGGATTGTCTCATAATACCGTGTGGTGCGCCCTTCAAGATAGTTATGGCTTTATCTGGTTGGGTACCAGTGACGGACTGAACCGTTATGACGGGCGGGGCAATAAAGTGTACCGGAATGTTCTCAACGAAAAGTTCTCATTAGAAAACAATTTTGTAGAAGCCTTGATAGAGGTGGACAAGAATCTCTGGGTTGGAACAAACTCCGGACTTTATATTTATGACCGGGATACCGATCGTTTCTCTTACTTTGATAAAACGACGCAGTATAATGTGTATATCAGCAGTGAGATTAAAAAGATTATCAAGACGGAAAATGGTCTTATCTGGATTGCGACTTTGGGCCAGGGATTTTTTATTTATGATCCGAAAACAGAGGTGCTGACTCAAAATAGTGTTCAGACGTCTTTTGTATGGGACCTCTGTCAGAGCGCTGATCGGAAGAGGGTCTATATATCTTCCTTACAGGAAGGACTTTTGTGCTTTGACGAAAACGGCAAGTTTCTCCGGACGTATGAAATCTCATTGGATATAAATGCTTCCGATAGTTATAAAGTGAACTGTATTCAGAATATCGATGGAGAAATCTGGATTGGTGCGGGAAGTAATCTGTTGAGCCGTTTGGATGAACGAACCGAAGCTATAGACAATTACAGTGGTTCGGCGTTTAATTTCGGAGCTGTTCATTGTTTGTTGAAGTATACGGATAAAGAGCTGTTGGTAGGAACGGATAACGGGCTTTATCTGTTCGATCAAAATACAAACACATTTCAGCGGGCGGATAATCCCGCCGATCCGAGAAGTTTGAGCGACCAGACTATCAATGGAATGATGTGGGATGCCGAAGGGGCTCTTTGGGTGTTGACCAATTTGGGTGGGATTAACTATATGTCCAAGCAGACTAAACGTTTTGATTATTATTCGCCTGCCTATCTGTCCGGAGTGCCGGGAGCGGGGGAGGTCGTTGCTCCTTTCTGTGAGAATAAGGATGGGAATATCTGGATTGGAACTCAAAGCGGTTTGTATTTTTTCAATGCTGCTACTCGGGAGCTTTCTCCTTATGCAATAGGAGGAACTAAAAATCAAAAGTATGACATTCGTTCTCTAATGCTGGATGGTGACTATTTATGGATCGGTACTTATGCCGGGGGAATACGGGTTATCAATTTACGCACAGGGGCAGTGAAAGCCTATACTCATTCTCGTGGAATCCCCAATACGATTTGTAGCAACGATGTGTTGTGTATTTATAAAGGACGAAAAGGAGAAATTTATGTAGGAACGAGTTGGGGATTGTGTCGTTATGACGCTGCTCGAGATAACTTTATGACCATCACAAGTGTCGGTTCAATGGTTTCTGTTGTCGATATCTATGAGGATATGTACAATCATCTCTGGATTGCGACTTCCAATAGTGGTGTGTTTTCTTACAATACAATGAATGCTCATTGGAAACATTATCAGCATGAACGGGAAGATTCGACTACGATCACCAGTAATTCGGTCATTACTTTATTTGAAGATACGAAAGGAACCATGTGGTTTGGAACGAATGGGGGAGGACTGTGTTCTTTTGATGCTAAAGAGAAAAGATTCATTGAGTTTGACCCGCATAATACTTTATTACCTAACAAGGTTATTTATGCGATTGAGCAAGATCAAGGAGGTGATTTCTGGGTATCCAGCAATGCCGGAATTTTTAAGATTAATCCTGTTACCAAAGATCATTTCCGCCAGTTCACGATTAATGACGGCTTGCAAGGGAATCAGTTTATAGCTCGATCTTCATTAAAATCATCCGAAGGAAAATTGTATTTTGGTGGGATCAATGGCTTTAATGTATTCCAGCCGGAACAGTTTGTAGATAACAAATATATTCCTCCGGTTTATGTGACCGATATCCGGTTACCTTATCAAACCGATGAGCAGGAGGTGAAGAAACTGCTTCAGTTGGATAAACCGCTTTATATGGCTGATAAGGTGACTTTATCTTATGAAAACAATAGCTTCTCCATTCGTTTTGTCGCTCTTAGTTTTGAAGATCCGGGGAAGAACCGGTATTCTTACATACTTCGGGGAGTGGACAAGGAGTGGATTCTGAATACCGATAACAATATGGCTTCTTACACCAATTTGCCTCCCGGTGAGTATTTGTTCGAAGTCAGAGGCTCTAATAATGATCGTCAGTGGAACGAGAATACTACCACTTTAAAGGTGGTGATTACTCCTCCCTGGTGGCGTAGTACCTTTGCTTACTTCGTTTATGTGCTCATGCTGTTGGGATGGATCGGCTGGATGGCTTGGCGATGGAACCTCCGTGTTAAACGCAAATATAAACGGCGGATGGAAAAATACCAAACTGCCAAGGAACAGGAAGTTTATAAGTCGAAGATTAGCTTTTTCATCAATCTGGTACATGAGATACGTACTCCGCTTAGTTTGATACGGCTTCCTTTGGAGAAATTATTAGAGAAAGAGCATGAAGGAAAAGATCTCAAGTATTTGTCTGTGATAGATAAGAATGTAAATTATCTGTTGGGGATTACTAATGAATTGCTTGATTTTCAGAAAATGGAGAGTGGTACGCTACATCTGAATCTGAAAAAGAGTGATATTAAAGAACTTGTCAGTGACGTTTATAATCAGTTTACAAGCCCTGCTGAATTAAAAGGAATTGATTTGCAACTGATCGTGCCCGAACAAGAGCTGGTGTCTACGGTGGATAGGGACAAATTAAGTAAGATTCTTGTCAATCTGATGGGAAATGCCATCAAATATGCGCATGCGCGTATTGATTTGAAGCTGCTTGTCACTGATGGGGGATATGAGATACAAGTGAACGATGATGGTCCCGGAATACCAAATGAACAGAAACAAAAGATATTTGAGGCTTTCTATCAACTGCCTGACGATAAGGTGGCCACAGCAGTAGGCACTGGCATCGGATTGGCTTTTGCGAAATCTTTGGCAGAAGCTCATCAGGGAGATTTGCGTCTGGAAGATAATGTTGGAGGTGGTTCTTCGTTTATACTGTCTCTTCCGTTCAAAGAGTGGGAGACGGAAAAAATGGGCGATATTGTAGAAATATCCCCGGAGCATGCAGATGCTTCTGAAACGATCTCTTCGGAGTATGCTGGAAAGAAGTTCACAGTTCTGTTGGTTGAGGATAATGTTGATTTGCTGAATCTGACTCGTGAGTCATTGGCGGCATGGTTCCGTGTGTTGAGGGCTTCCAACGGTCGTGAAGCACTTGAAGTGCTTGCGAAGGAAAATGTGGATGTGATAGTGAGTGACGTAATGATGCCGGAGATGGATGGGCTGGAACTTTGCAGCAAGGTGAAGTCTGAAATCTCTTATTCACATATTCCGGTTATTTTGTTGACGGCGAAAACCACTTTGGAGTCTAAAGTCGAAGGACTTGAATGTGGAGCGGATGTATATGTTGAGAAACCATTCTCTGTTAAACAGCTCCATATGCAGATCGAGAATCTGTTGAAGTTGAGGCAGTCTTTCCATAAATTGATGGTGAGCTTGGCAGGAGATACGGTTGCTGTTTCGACAACGGATTTTGCGATGTCTCAAAAAGACTGTGAATTTATAGCGAAGATACAGGGAGTAATAGCCGAACAGTTGGCGGATGAGAACTTCTCGATAGATACTTTGGCGGAACAGATGAATATGAGCCGTTCTAATTTCTATCGGAAGATAAAGGCTTTGTCCGGAATGTCTCCTAATGATTATTTGAAGACACTTCGTATGAATAGAGCCGCTGAACTGATTGTGAGCGGTACCCGGATTTCTGAAGTGGCAGCGCAGGTAGGATTTACTTCTTCTTCTTATTTTGCGAAATGTTTTAAAGCGCAATATGGTGTACTGCCTAAGGAATATACAGGTCAGCCTCCGATTTCAGGTGAGGCTTGA
- a CDS encoding arylsulfatase, giving the protein MNSNFLLLPTALMVAGHSAAEAKGKKSDQRPNILVILADDLGYSDLGCYGSEIHTPNLDKLAKQGVRFNHFYNTSRSCPTRASLLTGLYQHQAGIGRMTFDDHLPGYRGTLSRNAVTIAEVLKESGYATSMVGKWHIAETPLRKDQREWLAHHVYHETYSDLCHYPVNRGFDTHYGTIYGVVDYFDPFSLVEGEVPVKEVPDGYYITQALSDRAVKEVKEYAKDDKPFFMYLAYTAPHWPLHALPEDIEKYKDTYKVGWEAIRNARYERQKQLGIFPNMDNFLSDRQFKDKWEDNPHAEWDARAMAVHAAMIDRMDQGIGQVIDALEKTGQLENTLILFLSDNGCSNEDCQNYSPGENDRPDMTRKGEKMVYPHNKEVLPGPETTYASLGARWANVANTPFRFWKAKSYEGGICTPMIAHWPKGIKKNVGKTTPEIGHVMDIMATCIDMAGATYPTKYKGNDIIPLEGKSLVPIFKTGHREGHDYLGFEHYNERAFLSNDGWKLVRPGENAKWELYNLNEDRSEMHNLAAQYPEKVAEMTKAYEAWAKRCMVEPYPGQKKK; this is encoded by the coding sequence ATGAATTCTAATTTTTTACTATTACCAACCGCCTTGATGGTTGCAGGACATTCTGCAGCAGAGGCCAAAGGAAAAAAGTCCGATCAAAGACCCAATATCCTGGTAATTCTTGCAGATGACCTAGGCTATTCCGACCTGGGATGCTACGGTAGTGAAATTCACACACCTAATCTGGACAAACTGGCAAAACAAGGAGTACGTTTCAATCATTTCTATAACACCAGCCGGAGTTGTCCGACGCGTGCTTCCCTGTTGACAGGACTTTATCAACATCAGGCAGGAATCGGACGTATGACCTTCGATGACCACCTGCCGGGTTACCGGGGAACACTCTCACGCAATGCCGTTACTATCGCAGAGGTATTGAAAGAATCAGGATATGCTACCAGCATGGTAGGTAAATGGCACATCGCAGAAACTCCACTACGCAAAGACCAACGCGAATGGCTCGCACATCACGTATACCACGAAACCTATTCTGATCTTTGTCATTATCCGGTGAATCGCGGATTTGATACCCACTATGGTACTATCTACGGAGTAGTAGACTATTTTGACCCATTCAGTCTGGTAGAAGGTGAAGTACCCGTGAAAGAAGTACCCGACGGATATTACATCACACAGGCGCTTTCAGACCGTGCAGTGAAAGAAGTGAAAGAGTATGCCAAAGACGATAAACCATTCTTTATGTACCTGGCTTACACAGCACCACACTGGCCATTGCATGCACTGCCGGAAGATATTGAAAAATATAAGGATACCTATAAAGTAGGCTGGGAAGCTATCCGTAACGCCCGTTACGAACGTCAGAAACAGCTTGGTATATTCCCTAACATGGATAATTTCCTGTCTGATAGACAGTTCAAAGATAAATGGGAAGATAACCCACATGCTGAATGGGATGCTCGTGCCATGGCTGTTCATGCTGCCATGATCGACCGTATGGACCAGGGAATAGGACAAGTAATCGATGCTCTGGAAAAGACAGGACAACTTGAAAATACACTGATTTTATTCCTTTCCGACAATGGATGCAGCAATGAAGATTGTCAGAACTACTCTCCAGGAGAAAATGACCGTCCTGATATGACACGTAAAGGGGAGAAAATGGTTTATCCTCATAACAAAGAAGTGCTGCCTGGCCCGGAAACAACTTATGCTTCACTGGGAGCACGCTGGGCAAACGTAGCCAACACACCGTTCCGTTTTTGGAAAGCCAAATCTTATGAAGGAGGTATCTGTACTCCGATGATTGCTCACTGGCCGAAAGGTATCAAGAAGAATGTCGGCAAAACGACTCCCGAAATCGGACATGTGATGGACATCATGGCTACTTGTATCGATATGGCAGGCGCCACTTATCCTACCAAATATAAAGGAAATGACATCATCCCATTGGAGGGTAAGAGTCTGGTTCCTATCTTCAAGACCGGACATCGTGAAGGACATGACTACCTTGGATTCGAACATTACAATGAACGTGCATTCCTCTCTAATGACGGTTGGAAACTGGTTCGTCCGGGAGAAAACGCTAAATGGGAATTATACAACCTGAATGAGGACCGGAGCGAAATGCATAATCTAGCAGCACAATACCCTGAAAAAGTAGCTGAAATGACAAAGGCTTATGAAGCATGGGCTAAACGTTGCATGGTAGAGCCTTACCCGGGACAAAAAAAGAAATAA
- a CDS encoding sulfatase, with amino-acid sequence MNLKKHLPWLGALLPIANTQAETKPNVVIIYIDDMGIGDIGCYGGKFVPTPNIDKLAQDGLLFNQYYSSAPVSSPSRCGLTTGLFPLEVGINTFLNDKAANKRCEQHNFLDDKLPSMARAFQNAGYSTGHIGKWHMGGGRDVHDAPSIKNYGFDEYISTYESPDPEPAITATKWIWSDKDSVKRWRRTEYFVDKSIEFVKKHKDEPFFLNLWPDDMHTPWVPEFKQKERKSWETQEAFAPVLAEMDKQLGRFIKTLDELGVGENTIIIFTSDNGPAPSFKSVRSAYLRGTKNSLYEGGIRMPFIVRYPKKIKAGQVNNESVLCAVDLYPTLCSIAGIKTEKGYKGDGQNYSKVLLGKSEAKRKTDLMWDFGRNKHFGFPGNPYDRSPHLAIRSGKWKLLVNGDGSDAQLYDMEKDKFEKNNIANEHPDLVAKLSKKVCKWYEENKDKGKE; translated from the coding sequence ATGAATCTGAAAAAACATTTACCCTGGCTGGGAGCCCTACTCCCTATTGCTAACACACAAGCAGAAACAAAACCTAATGTAGTAATTATCTATATCGATGATATGGGTATCGGTGACATAGGTTGTTATGGAGGTAAATTCGTTCCTACTCCCAATATTGACAAGTTGGCACAGGACGGACTATTATTCAACCAATATTACTCTTCTGCGCCGGTTAGCTCTCCATCCCGTTGTGGATTAACCACAGGTCTCTTTCCTCTTGAAGTGGGAATCAACACTTTCCTGAACGACAAAGCTGCTAATAAGAGATGCGAACAACATAATTTCCTGGATGACAAGTTGCCTTCCATGGCGCGTGCCTTCCAAAATGCAGGTTACTCAACAGGACACATCGGAAAATGGCACATGGGAGGCGGACGTGACGTACATGATGCTCCTTCTATTAAGAATTACGGTTTTGATGAATACATATCAACTTACGAGAGTCCGGATCCGGAACCGGCAATCACTGCTACCAAATGGATCTGGTCGGATAAAGACAGCGTGAAACGCTGGAGACGTACCGAATACTTTGTAGATAAAAGTATTGAGTTTGTAAAAAAGCACAAAGACGAACCCTTCTTCCTAAACCTATGGCCGGATGATATGCATACCCCTTGGGTACCGGAATTCAAACAAAAGGAAAGAAAAAGCTGGGAAACACAAGAAGCATTTGCTCCTGTACTAGCGGAGATGGACAAACAACTCGGACGTTTCATCAAAACCCTGGATGAGTTGGGAGTGGGAGAAAATACAATCATTATTTTCACTAGCGACAATGGTCCTGCACCCAGCTTTAAATCTGTACGTTCCGCTTATTTGAGAGGAACTAAAAATAGTCTTTATGAAGGGGGAATCCGTATGCCGTTCATAGTTAGATATCCCAAAAAAATTAAAGCCGGACAGGTAAATAACGAGTCTGTATTATGCGCAGTAGATTTATATCCGACTTTGTGTTCTATAGCCGGAATCAAAACAGAAAAAGGTTACAAAGGCGATGGACAGAACTATTCAAAAGTTCTTCTCGGTAAATCGGAAGCCAAACGCAAGACCGATTTAATGTGGGACTTCGGACGAAACAAACATTTTGGCTTTCCAGGAAACCCTTATGACAGAAGCCCCCATTTAGCTATACGCAGTGGAAAATGGAAATTATTAGTGAACGGTGACGGAAGCGATGCGCAATTATATGATATGGAAAAGGATAAGTTCGAAAAGAATAATATCGCAAATGAGCATCCTGATTTGGTTGCCAAGTTGAGCAAGAAAGTATGTAAATGGTATGAGGAAAACAAAGACAAAGGAAAAGAGTAA
- a CDS encoding DUF1735 domain-containing protein — protein sequence MKIAKIILLALTTCLTSCYEDYTHDYETTNVGFALQNPLRTVISDRDMPIYVGVSLGGKREVDMNDWAKFTLDASLLEGTPLTLLPKEYYILEDPEIFKVRKSNLPVADVEIKFTDAFYTDPLSLTTHYALPFKVTESSMNTIREGADYSIVAIKYVSSFSGVYYLQGEVSEVDDNGNTIEGTTVVYKEKDLINNNTLELSTLAKNKLLRPGVANLAKSNINRFQLTIDNNGESGSDYNVQIEGIEGGVTIIEGNGSYIAQSPTYTFNNGDKPCPEINLNYTYELAGKRYKVKEQLVLRRDPVNDLRVESWK from the coding sequence ATGAAAATTGCAAAAATAATATTGCTCGCTTTGACGACTTGTTTAACGTCTTGCTATGAAGATTATACGCATGATTATGAAACAACAAATGTTGGTTTTGCTTTACAGAACCCATTGCGCACAGTAATATCAGACCGTGACATGCCTATATATGTAGGAGTATCATTAGGAGGTAAACGAGAAGTTGACATGAATGATTGGGCTAAATTTACCTTGGATGCTTCTTTATTAGAGGGTACTCCTCTTACACTTCTCCCCAAAGAGTATTACATATTGGAAGATCCGGAGATATTTAAAGTGCGGAAATCTAATTTACCTGTAGCAGATGTTGAAATCAAGTTTACAGATGCTTTTTATACAGATCCATTAAGTCTGACTACCCATTATGCCCTCCCTTTCAAAGTTACAGAAAGTTCCATGAACACTATTCGCGAGGGAGCGGATTATTCTATTGTAGCAATCAAGTATGTCAGTTCCTTTTCCGGAGTTTACTACCTTCAAGGTGAAGTAAGTGAAGTAGACGATAATGGAAATACAATAGAAGGTACCACTGTGGTGTATAAAGAAAAAGACTTGATAAATAATAATACATTGGAACTAAGTACTCTCGCGAAAAATAAATTGTTAAGACCCGGAGTAGCAAACTTGGCAAAAAGCAACATCAATCGTTTCCAGTTGACAATCGACAACAACGGCGAATCAGGTTCAGACTACAATGTTCAAATAGAAGGTATAGAAGGAGGAGTTACAATCATTGAAGGAAATGGCAGCTACATTGCCCAAAGTCCGACTTACACCTTCAACAATGGAGACAAACCTTGTCCGGAAATCAACCTGAATTACACCTATGAATTGGCAGGCAAACGCTATAAAGTGAAAGAACAATTAGTGTTACGTCGCGATCCTGTGAATGATTTACGAGTAGAATCATGGAAGTAA